From a region of the Castor canadensis chromosome 7, mCasCan1.hap1v2, whole genome shotgun sequence genome:
- the Fam170b gene encoding protein FAM170B isoform X1, with protein MSLGFYILSALLFLLDARAQVLATGKSAEAEIGTSKKDELSPGPGPALLHENIFLAAQARAQGMLRWSSSTSSQSSSDYQSYSLYRSCYSSKQEEQDAAPQSVSALYTHVQTVRGVAVAWETDAGFEPVNRKPRIHEAEFIKRQRRKGTSFEMASNTDLHWDLEACKNNYCLETDDSELLGPLECCLQELRAHPDWLVTTNHGLRCVACCRVFPTLEVLLEHAQHGIREGFSCQIFFEEMLERRRARDQGQEQLEEEEQSPSDSSPCSRTHSKGKVFTSQQQEQQKQQQQA; from the exons ATGCTCGAGCTCAGGTGTTGGCAACAGGCAAATCTGCTGAAGCAGAGATTG GGACCTCGAAGAAGGACGAGTTATCTCCAGGGCCGGGGCCTGCCCTTCTCCACGAAAACATCTTCCTCGCAGCGCAGGCTCGGGCTCAGGGGATGCTGCGTTGGAGCAGCTCCACGTCGTCCCAGTCCTCCTCGGACTACCAGTCCTACTCCCTTTACCGGTCTTGCTACTCCAGCAAGCAAGAGGAGCAGGACGCCGCCCCGCAGAGCGTGAGCGCCCTCTACACCCACGTGCAGACCGTGCGTGGCGTGGCGGTGGCCTGGGAGACAGACGCTGGCTTCGAACCAGTCAACAGGAAACCCCGCATCCACGAGGCCGAGTTCATTAAGCGACAGCGGCGGAAAGGCACCTCCTTTGAGATGGCCTCCAACACCGATCTGCACTGGGACCTGGAAGCTTGCAAGAACAACTACTGTCTGGAGACCGACGACTCGGAGCTGCTGGGCCCACTGGAGTGCTGCCTGCAGGAGCTGCGGGCGCACCCCGACTGGCTGGTCACCACCAACCACGGGCTGCGCTGCGTGGCCTGCTGCCGCGTCTTCCCCACGTTGGAGGTGCTGCTGGAGCACGCCCAGCACGGCATCCGCGAGGGCTTCAGCTGTCAGATCTTTTTCGAGGAGATGCTGGAAAGGAGGCGGGCCAGAGATCAAGGACAAGagcagctggaggaggaggaacagagTCCTTCCGACAGTAGCCCATGTTCCAGGACCCACAGCAAGGGCAAGGTGTTTACATCACAGCAGCAAGAgcagcaaaagcagcagcagcaagcCTGA
- the Fam170b gene encoding protein FAM170B isoform X3 yields MSLQGKLDASQDNNDVISGTSKKDELSPGPGPALLHENIFLAAQARAQGMLRWSSSTSSQSSSDYQSYSLYRSCYSSKQEEQDAAPQSVSALYTHVQTVRGVAVAWETDAGFEPVNRKPRIHEAEFIKRQRRKGTSFEMASNTDLHWDLEACKNNYCLETDDSELLGPLECCLQELRAHPDWLVTTNHGLRCVACCRVFPTLEVLLEHAQHGIREGFSCQIFFEEMLERRRARDQGQEQLEEEEQSPSDSSPCSRTHSKGKVFTSQQQEQQKQQQQA; encoded by the exons ATGTCCCTTCAAGGAAAACTGGATGCCAGCCAGGATAACAATGATGTGATCTCAG GGACCTCGAAGAAGGACGAGTTATCTCCAGGGCCGGGGCCTGCCCTTCTCCACGAAAACATCTTCCTCGCAGCGCAGGCTCGGGCTCAGGGGATGCTGCGTTGGAGCAGCTCCACGTCGTCCCAGTCCTCCTCGGACTACCAGTCCTACTCCCTTTACCGGTCTTGCTACTCCAGCAAGCAAGAGGAGCAGGACGCCGCCCCGCAGAGCGTGAGCGCCCTCTACACCCACGTGCAGACCGTGCGTGGCGTGGCGGTGGCCTGGGAGACAGACGCTGGCTTCGAACCAGTCAACAGGAAACCCCGCATCCACGAGGCCGAGTTCATTAAGCGACAGCGGCGGAAAGGCACCTCCTTTGAGATGGCCTCCAACACCGATCTGCACTGGGACCTGGAAGCTTGCAAGAACAACTACTGTCTGGAGACCGACGACTCGGAGCTGCTGGGCCCACTGGAGTGCTGCCTGCAGGAGCTGCGGGCGCACCCCGACTGGCTGGTCACCACCAACCACGGGCTGCGCTGCGTGGCCTGCTGCCGCGTCTTCCCCACGTTGGAGGTGCTGCTGGAGCACGCCCAGCACGGCATCCGCGAGGGCTTCAGCTGTCAGATCTTTTTCGAGGAGATGCTGGAAAGGAGGCGGGCCAGAGATCAAGGACAAGagcagctggaggaggaggaacagagTCCTTCCGACAGTAGCCCATGTTCCAGGACCCACAGCAAGGGCAAGGTGTTTACATCACAGCAGCAAGAgcagcaaaagcagcagcagcaagcCTGA
- the Fam170b gene encoding protein FAM170B isoform X2 has product MKLIDARAQVLATGKSAEAEIGTSKKDELSPGPGPALLHENIFLAAQARAQGMLRWSSSTSSQSSSDYQSYSLYRSCYSSKQEEQDAAPQSVSALYTHVQTVRGVAVAWETDAGFEPVNRKPRIHEAEFIKRQRRKGTSFEMASNTDLHWDLEACKNNYCLETDDSELLGPLECCLQELRAHPDWLVTTNHGLRCVACCRVFPTLEVLLEHAQHGIREGFSCQIFFEEMLERRRARDQGQEQLEEEEQSPSDSSPCSRTHSKGKVFTSQQQEQQKQQQQA; this is encoded by the exons ATGCTCGAGCTCAGGTGTTGGCAACAGGCAAATCTGCTGAAGCAGAGATTG GGACCTCGAAGAAGGACGAGTTATCTCCAGGGCCGGGGCCTGCCCTTCTCCACGAAAACATCTTCCTCGCAGCGCAGGCTCGGGCTCAGGGGATGCTGCGTTGGAGCAGCTCCACGTCGTCCCAGTCCTCCTCGGACTACCAGTCCTACTCCCTTTACCGGTCTTGCTACTCCAGCAAGCAAGAGGAGCAGGACGCCGCCCCGCAGAGCGTGAGCGCCCTCTACACCCACGTGCAGACCGTGCGTGGCGTGGCGGTGGCCTGGGAGACAGACGCTGGCTTCGAACCAGTCAACAGGAAACCCCGCATCCACGAGGCCGAGTTCATTAAGCGACAGCGGCGGAAAGGCACCTCCTTTGAGATGGCCTCCAACACCGATCTGCACTGGGACCTGGAAGCTTGCAAGAACAACTACTGTCTGGAGACCGACGACTCGGAGCTGCTGGGCCCACTGGAGTGCTGCCTGCAGGAGCTGCGGGCGCACCCCGACTGGCTGGTCACCACCAACCACGGGCTGCGCTGCGTGGCCTGCTGCCGCGTCTTCCCCACGTTGGAGGTGCTGCTGGAGCACGCCCAGCACGGCATCCGCGAGGGCTTCAGCTGTCAGATCTTTTTCGAGGAGATGCTGGAAAGGAGGCGGGCCAGAGATCAAGGACAAGagcagctggaggaggaggaacagagTCCTTCCGACAGTAGCCCATGTTCCAGGACCCACAGCAAGGGCAAGGTGTTTACATCACAGCAGCAAGAgcagcaaaagcagcagcagcaagcCTGA
- the Fam170b gene encoding protein FAM170B isoform X4 has translation MKRHFRDHSGEQSSIDGTTLSVTTPESTEESVRMYWPWTSKKDELSPGPGPALLHENIFLAAQARAQGMLRWSSSTSSQSSSDYQSYSLYRSCYSSKQEEQDAAPQSVSALYTHVQTVRGVAVAWETDAGFEPVNRKPRIHEAEFIKRQRRKGTSFEMASNTDLHWDLEACKNNYCLETDDSELLGPLECCLQELRAHPDWLVTTNHGLRCVACCRVFPTLEVLLEHAQHGIREGFSCQIFFEEMLERRRARDQGQEQLEEEEQSPSDSSPCSRTHSKGKVFTSQQQEQQKQQQQA, from the exons ATGAAACGGCACTTCAGGGATCATAGTGGAGAACAGTCATCAATTGACGGGACCACCCTGAGCGTGACCACACCTGAGTCCACGGAGGAGAGCGTGAGAATGTACTGGCCGT GGACCTCGAAGAAGGACGAGTTATCTCCAGGGCCGGGGCCTGCCCTTCTCCACGAAAACATCTTCCTCGCAGCGCAGGCTCGGGCTCAGGGGATGCTGCGTTGGAGCAGCTCCACGTCGTCCCAGTCCTCCTCGGACTACCAGTCCTACTCCCTTTACCGGTCTTGCTACTCCAGCAAGCAAGAGGAGCAGGACGCCGCCCCGCAGAGCGTGAGCGCCCTCTACACCCACGTGCAGACCGTGCGTGGCGTGGCGGTGGCCTGGGAGACAGACGCTGGCTTCGAACCAGTCAACAGGAAACCCCGCATCCACGAGGCCGAGTTCATTAAGCGACAGCGGCGGAAAGGCACCTCCTTTGAGATGGCCTCCAACACCGATCTGCACTGGGACCTGGAAGCTTGCAAGAACAACTACTGTCTGGAGACCGACGACTCGGAGCTGCTGGGCCCACTGGAGTGCTGCCTGCAGGAGCTGCGGGCGCACCCCGACTGGCTGGTCACCACCAACCACGGGCTGCGCTGCGTGGCCTGCTGCCGCGTCTTCCCCACGTTGGAGGTGCTGCTGGAGCACGCCCAGCACGGCATCCGCGAGGGCTTCAGCTGTCAGATCTTTTTCGAGGAGATGCTGGAAAGGAGGCGGGCCAGAGATCAAGGACAAGagcagctggaggaggaggaacagagTCCTTCCGACAGTAGCCCATGTTCCAGGACCCACAGCAAGGGCAAGGTGTTTACATCACAGCAGCAAGAgcagcaaaagcagcagcagcaagcCTGA